A region from the Paenarthrobacter aurescens genome encodes:
- a CDS encoding helix-turn-helix domain-containing protein, translated as MKALPVEPSNVPVAIGSRIRAARQAQRLTIEQVADATGLTKGFLSRVERDLTSPSVASLVTLCQVLSVSVGDLFAAPETHLTKRDDGPRISLGGQGIVERLLTARSERRLQILQATIEPHGRGENELYAVDCDVDVLHVVKGRIKLILTNEEYDLEEGDTLSFPGREPHTWINPTDETVEVLWVLVPAASR; from the coding sequence ATGAAGGCTCTACCCGTTGAACCGAGCAACGTCCCAGTTGCCATCGGTTCCAGAATCCGCGCCGCCCGGCAAGCGCAGCGCCTCACCATTGAACAAGTGGCCGATGCCACCGGACTGACCAAGGGCTTCCTCAGCCGTGTGGAGCGGGACCTGACGTCGCCGTCGGTGGCTTCCCTGGTAACCCTGTGCCAGGTGCTGTCCGTCTCCGTGGGTGATTTGTTCGCCGCTCCGGAGACCCACCTGACAAAGCGCGACGACGGACCCCGCATCTCCCTGGGTGGCCAGGGCATTGTGGAGCGCTTGCTGACGGCCCGTTCCGAGCGGCGGCTCCAGATCCTGCAGGCGACCATAGAGCCCCATGGCCGTGGTGAAAACGAGCTCTACGCCGTGGACTGCGACGTCGACGTCCTGCACGTGGTGAAGGGGCGGATTAAGCTCATTTTGACCAACGAGGAGTACGACCTCGAAGAAGGGGACACCCTCTCTTTCCCGGGCCGTGAACCCCACACCTGGATCAACCCCACGGACGAGACCGTCGAGGTGTTGTGGGTGCTGGTACCGGCAGCCAGCCGCTAG
- a CDS encoding type IV toxin-antitoxin system AbiEi family antitoxin domain-containing protein gives MDALQYLEKVGGVARTGQLLAAGYSRRDLARLPSQGAKQPRRGIFILAEHRPEFATALRYNSYVSCASAAEHYGLWIRKAPELHHLACNHGHGTGFVRHRTIRFDPHPSLPIAAVEDVVLHAMACLEAPASTAMAVSAIRLHGVPLDLLKEQLRGDRSRPVLNALKDLDLRAESIVEVDTQHLLRTHGIAFDAQVAIPGIGRVDLLLEEFLIVEVDGFAFHSDRKSLRNDLARNNASTINGYLVLRYAPEVIWFEPERVIAEIRAVLELRRDAPAQFPGDLARPSPGSSGPATLPRFQNRS, from the coding sequence ATGGACGCCCTCCAGTACCTCGAAAAAGTAGGCGGCGTGGCTCGGACCGGACAGCTCCTGGCCGCGGGCTATTCCCGCAGGGACCTCGCGCGCCTTCCAAGCCAGGGGGCGAAGCAACCTCGGCGGGGAATCTTCATCCTCGCGGAGCACCGACCCGAGTTTGCAACTGCTCTCCGCTACAACTCCTATGTCTCCTGCGCAAGCGCTGCCGAACACTACGGATTGTGGATACGCAAAGCACCTGAGCTCCACCATCTGGCATGCAATCATGGTCACGGCACCGGGTTCGTCAGGCACAGAACCATCAGATTCGATCCCCATCCCAGCCTCCCAATCGCCGCGGTTGAGGATGTGGTCCTTCACGCCATGGCTTGCCTGGAGGCGCCCGCTTCAACGGCAATGGCCGTCTCGGCAATTCGACTGCACGGTGTGCCGCTGGACCTGCTGAAGGAACAGCTGCGTGGAGACAGGTCGCGGCCCGTCCTCAACGCGCTCAAGGATCTCGACCTGCGTGCAGAATCCATTGTGGAGGTCGATACACAGCACCTGCTCCGCACCCACGGAATTGCCTTCGACGCCCAAGTGGCAATACCTGGCATCGGGCGCGTCGACCTCCTTCTCGAAGAATTCCTCATCGTTGAAGTGGACGGTTTCGCGTTTCACTCCGACAGAAAGTCCCTCCGCAACGACTTGGCACGCAACAACGCCTCCACCATCAACGGGTATTTGGTCCTGAGGTACGCACCGGAAGTCATCTGGTTCGAACCGGAGCGCGTGATCGCGGAGATCCGCGCGGTTTTGGAGCTGCGTCGTGACGCTCCTGCCCAGTTCCCAGGCGACCTTGCCCGGCCCAGCCCCGGTTCCTCAGGGCCCGCTACACTCCCCCGGTTCCAGAACCGGAGCTAA
- a CDS encoding APC family permease has translation MTTLTRPPADPADKPKNSFKLKPWLLEGMPDTSGKRQGPHGRPSDSHKPQAWWKVMCLTGLDYFSTLGYQPAIAALAAGLLSPLATLLLVFATLAGALPVYRRVAKESPRGEGSIAMLERLLPRWGGKLFVLALLGFAATDFMITITLSAADATAHLIENPFAPHFLEGQQVVITLALIAGLGVVFLRGFKEAINVAVVLVAAFLALNLVVIVVSMTHLFTEAGVITDWWTALTTSHGDPIMMIALALLVFPRLALGLSGFETGVAVMPQIKGHATDTDANPAGRIKGAHKLLTTAAIIMSSFLITSSFTTVMLIPAAEFQDGGKAEGRALAYLAHKFLGDGFGTVYDVSTIAILWFAGASAMAGLLNLVPRYLPRYGMAPAWARALRPLVLVFTVIAFIVTVIFQADVNAQGGAYATGVLVLITSASIAVTLSARRKKQRAQVIGFGLISLVFVYTTVVNSIERPDGLKIAALFILAIMVVSFISRMRRAFELRATHIKMDEKALEFTANAAEGPVRIIAHEPKHLSASRYREKLQHAQQASHLPVDCDAVFIEVIVDDSSDFEQELQVVGKRRHGFKILEVHSNNVPNTVAAVLLHIRDVTGFMPHIYFRWTEGNPISNLSKFLFFGEGEIAPVTREVLREAEPDITRRPWVHVG, from the coding sequence GTGACCACCCTGACGAGGCCTCCGGCCGACCCGGCCGACAAGCCCAAGAATTCCTTCAAGCTCAAACCCTGGCTGTTGGAAGGAATGCCGGACACCTCAGGGAAGCGGCAAGGACCTCACGGACGCCCTTCGGACTCACACAAACCCCAAGCCTGGTGGAAGGTCATGTGCCTCACCGGCCTGGACTACTTCTCCACACTGGGCTACCAGCCGGCAATCGCCGCACTGGCCGCCGGACTGTTGTCCCCGCTGGCCACCCTGCTCCTCGTCTTCGCAACACTGGCCGGAGCCCTCCCCGTGTACCGCCGCGTTGCGAAAGAAAGCCCCCGCGGCGAAGGATCCATCGCCATGCTCGAACGCCTGCTCCCGCGCTGGGGAGGCAAGCTGTTCGTCCTGGCCCTTCTGGGTTTCGCTGCCACAGACTTCATGATCACCATTACGCTTTCCGCTGCAGACGCCACGGCCCACCTCATTGAGAACCCCTTCGCCCCGCACTTCCTCGAGGGCCAGCAAGTGGTCATCACCCTGGCGTTGATCGCAGGCCTGGGCGTCGTCTTCCTGCGCGGCTTCAAGGAAGCCATCAACGTGGCCGTAGTACTGGTTGCGGCGTTCCTGGCGCTGAACCTGGTGGTGATCGTCGTCTCCATGACCCACCTCTTCACAGAAGCCGGTGTCATTACTGACTGGTGGACCGCACTCACCACCTCCCATGGCGACCCCATCATGATGATCGCCCTGGCACTCCTGGTGTTCCCCCGCCTGGCACTGGGACTCTCCGGCTTCGAGACAGGTGTGGCCGTCATGCCCCAGATCAAGGGCCACGCCACAGACACCGATGCCAACCCCGCAGGGCGGATCAAAGGGGCCCACAAGCTCCTCACCACCGCCGCCATCATCATGAGCTCGTTCCTCATTACCTCCAGCTTCACCACCGTCATGCTGATCCCCGCCGCCGAATTCCAGGACGGAGGCAAAGCCGAAGGCCGGGCACTGGCCTACCTTGCGCACAAATTCCTCGGCGACGGCTTCGGAACTGTCTACGACGTCAGCACCATCGCCATCCTCTGGTTTGCGGGCGCATCAGCCATGGCTGGGCTCCTTAACCTCGTCCCCCGTTACCTGCCCCGCTACGGTATGGCACCGGCGTGGGCCCGCGCCCTGCGACCCCTGGTACTGGTATTCACCGTGATCGCATTCATCGTCACCGTCATATTCCAGGCCGACGTCAACGCCCAGGGTGGAGCGTATGCCACCGGCGTGCTGGTCCTCATCACCTCAGCTTCCATAGCCGTCACCCTGTCCGCACGGAGAAAGAAACAACGGGCGCAGGTCATCGGCTTCGGGCTGATCTCCCTCGTGTTCGTTTACACCACGGTGGTCAACTCGATCGAACGGCCGGACGGCCTGAAGATTGCAGCCCTCTTCATCCTGGCCATCATGGTGGTCAGCTTCATCTCCCGTATGCGCCGTGCTTTCGAACTCCGGGCCACCCACATCAAAATGGACGAGAAAGCCCTTGAATTCACCGCGAACGCCGCCGAGGGCCCAGTCCGCATCATCGCCCACGAACCCAAACACCTCAGTGCGAGCCGATACCGGGAGAAACTTCAGCACGCCCAACAGGCCAGCCATCTCCCCGTTGACTGCGACGCCGTCTTCATTGAGGTCATTGTGGACGACAGCTCGGACTTCGAGCAGGAGCTCCAAGTGGTGGGCAAGCGCCGGCACGGGTTCAAAATCCTGGAAGTGCACAGCAACAACGTGCCCAACACAGTGGCCGCAGTACTCCTCCACATCCGGGACGTCACGGGATTCATGCCCCACATCTACTTCCGCTGGACCGAGGGCAACCCCATTTCCAACCTCAGCAAGTTCCTGTTCTTCGGCGAAGGAGAGATCGCGCCGGTAACCCGGGAAGTGCTCAGGGAAGCCGAGCCGGACATCACCCGCCGGCCGTGGGTGCACGTGGGCTGA